The genomic interval CTGCTTCTGCCACCCAGCAGGGCACATGTCCAGCAAAACTGGACACATAGCTCTCAGGGCTTGGTTAGGGTCAGGGTGCTCTGGGGACAGTGGTGATGAGCACGCCAGGGAAAGGGCCTGGGAAGGTATCCCTGGACATTTCCTGGGCTGGGCAGGCCAAGGGACATCCTTGTGGGGACAGAGACATCACAGGCTATTCCTATAGCAGCTACTGTCCCTGCCTCACTTGACCTTGTTTTAGTTTGGGATTTGGGGATGGTGGGAAGTAGCTGGGGGAAAGGGGTTGGACTGAAAGAAGACTAGTTAAGAAGCAACCTGCATACCCAGCTGTTTTGGGGTGAGAATTGGGGGTTTATCCTGAAACTAGGCACGCTTTTAAGAGAGGTTAGATGACAAGGACAgggcagaaaagacaaaaaagtgaTGGGGACTGGGCAGAAGGAACACTGGGGCTTGACAGCCCTGGTCCTCAGCCATCATGGTGCTCCACCATCCCTAATCATTTCAGTCCCACTTGGTCAGGCCAGGAATCCCCGAGCTCCACTGtggatggaatttcagctttccCTTGAACTCTCTAAATCCTTCAGAACATaccccctctccctgcccactcCCAGCCCCTGGTCACCTGCTGGCTCTACCTGGAAGGGACAGTCACATCCCAGGGGCTTGCACAGCTGGGCTGCAGGACCCCCAGTTGTAGGATGGAGGAGGTAGGGCCTGTGCCAGGCTCTCTGAAGACCTCACACCAGAACCCCATTCTCACCTTGACTCCTGAGACTCCTGGGAGTCTCCTGGGACTACTTAGGAAACCTGAGCTGTGTTTAAAGGAGGCCTAGGTGAAGGCTAGCAATGACACTGTGGAGTCAGACCTAAAGGTCACAGCAGGAACCAGAGGAAGGGAAGGTGATCAAATGGAAGGAGTGGGCAGGAGCCCTGATCTGTGGTCCCTTCACCCTCCAGCACTTGTCTTTCTGGAGGGCACCTGGCGGGTAGAGGGGCTCTGTGTACCTTCTGGGGATGTCTCGGGCCTTTCTAATCCATGGACTAGAACATCAGGGGACCCACCCTAAAAGCGAGGGTGCGTCCAAGGCAGAGGAGATGGTGGCCACAGCCTCAGAGGAGGAGGGGACCTTAAGCTCCGTGGGGGACACTGGGGAGACTCAGCTCCAGGGGGGCTCCCCCCCTGCCCGGCCTGGGGAGCCATACCTTTGCGGACACTACCATCGGCGCAGGCATAGTCCCCAGCGCTGAGCAGGAAGCAGGCAGCTGCCTTCTTGTTTCTGTCTCGGGTGCCGGAGCGGCGCAGGGCCCTGCGCTCCTcaggggtgggggcggaggcCAGGGGCTGGGTGAGGCCGGCTCCCTCCTCGTCCGACAGCACCGCATTGGCATCGCCATTCTGCTTGGAATCTAAAGGGGCAGACAGAAAGGAGGCTGCAGGAGGGCTGATCCCTGGCCTAGAGCATCACTTACCCAACCCACAGGGAGAGTGGTGCCAGAACCAGGGGGTGGGCCTGCTCCTGGGGGGCAAAGAGTGGGATGCTGACTTTCCTCTCAGCCTTGGCTGGAGATGGAGCCACAAGATACCCCAAAAGCAGAGACTCCCCAAGTTGACCCTGTGAGATCAGCTCAAGGCAGGCAGTGAAGTCTGCTGCCTCCTTGGGTCTGGCTCAGGCTGACACTTGGATAAGAATGCATTCCCTGGGAGAGTGTCTGGCTTGATGGAGTTAAAATTACAGAGTGGCTTCCACATCTGTCTTCCTGGGCCACCTGAAGACACTTACTCTTAGTCACCAGGTATCCAAGCCAGAGTCGACGCCTGAAGGCCTCAGAGCCCTTTGTCTCAGGGGCTCACCTGTGTCTGGGGGAAGACCACCGCCCACCCCGCCTCGGGGAAGAGGCTCCAATTCTGCTCCCACTGCTGTATGCTCTTAGTCCTGACCCCTGCTCCACCAGACAGGCAACACCACAGGCAAAGctgagtccctgggtctggagaagGGGGGGTGGCCAGTTGGCTTGAGGGCAAGGACCAGGAATGCCCTCACTATGACCCAGCAGTTAGGGTCAGGCTAAGGCACAGCTCATGGTGCCACAGGTGAAGTGTGCATGGCAGAAGCCTAGGGACTTGTACACTGTGATGTTAACTTACCCTCTGAGCCCTGAACGGACCTCAGGGTAGAAATGAAATTCCCTGGGGTACGGGCTAGGAGATTTCTGTTCAGGAATCTGGGAAGAAGGTACCATTTTGGTGGGGGAAAGAAGGGGAGCCTAAAGGGTTCCATCAAGGTCTTTGAAAGACCCGCGCTCTTGAATGACCCCGGCAAGTTGGACGGGCCCCCACCAACAGGCCACAGGTGAATATCCTGAGTCAGGCACCTCCCCACAAGGACAAGTCCCACTCTACCCCCAGAACCATGCCCGGAGGGAGCTGGTGTCTTATGAGCAGCTCCCCAGTGGCCTGGCATCCAATGGCCCCCCCCCATACTAGGAATCTCATACCTCTCTCAGGAGCCCACCCCATACCTAACAATTGGGTTCCCACTCTCCCAACTTAACTCTGAGCTGCTGTGGATGAAGCCAATTTCCTTTCACCTCTTGACTCAGGTAGAAGCAAGCTTTCCTGAGCTGGCCTTTCCCATCCTTGGATAGCATGATTCAGACCCTCAGGTCTGCTTATTCCACCTTGCAGCTACcagttttttccccctttcctttcccctctcccaACATTGTCTGGGCTGCTCCCTCTTGGTTCCCTTGCATCCAAGTTAAACCCCAAGCCCAGGACTCAATCTAGCTTGTGCCAAGCAGAAGGCAGCCTCCCACAGCCATTACGTTATCACATTTATTAGGCCAAGAGACACCAGACTCGAACGTTTGGAAAGAAATGATTCATGTGTTGATGCTCCTCAGGAGAACAGCTGCCCTCCTCTCCAGTTAATAATGACAGTGCCTGATATTTGTAAAGTGGGTTTAACTTCTCAAAGTACTTTCAGATCCGTCATTCATTTGGGGCTTGTCCAAGTCTTGGAAGTAAGATACTGATAGCATTTCTGTCTTACAGGTGAGGGGTTTATACCCAGAGAGGGTGAACGACTGGCCTGGGGGCACACGGCACACTGGCCAAGACAGGATTAGAAACCCAGGCTTCTCATTCACAGCCCCATGCCCTGCCCATAACAACCTAAATTTCGTGGCATACTCATTCTACAGAGCCTGATGTTCAGGAAGCTATCAGAAAATAGAGATTCAACCTCAATACTGTGCCTTCCTAAAGGCATGCCTTATATTTAGGGAAGCCAGTGCAACAAGAGCACAATCCCAAACTCCAATGCCTGAGCTTCAGTTGGGAGCTCCCCTGGCCACTAGGGGAGAAGTGGCTTTCCTCACCTGCTCGTTTCCTCTCAACCACACCCTCTTCTGGGGCAGGGGGGCTGGCATCACTGTAGGTGCTGTCCCTGGGTGAGGTCTCCTGTGACTTGCAATAAATGGGCGACTCCAGCTGGGGTGGCCGAGGTACATGCTTCTTCCGTTTCTTGGGCAGCTTCTGCTTGGCCATGGCCAGAGAGTAGTACATGCCGAAGTTGTTGACAATGACAGGCACGGGCATGGCAATGGTGAGCACGCCGGCCAGAGCACACAGCGCCCCCACCAGCATACCGGACCACGTCTTGGGGTACATGTCTCCGTAGCCCAGTGTTGTCATGGTGACGACGGCCCACCAGAAGCCGATGGGGATGTTCTTGAAGTCGGTGTGATCATTGCCCCGCGGGTCGGAGGGCCTGGCGCCGATGCGCTCCGCGTAGTAGATCATGGTGGCGAAGATAAGCACGCCCAGGGCCAGGAAGATGATGAGCAGCAGGAACTCGTTGGTGCTGGCGCGCAGGGTGTGGCCCAGCACGCGCAGCCCCACAAAGTGGCGCGTGAGCTTGAAGATGCGTAGGATGCGCACGAAGCGCACCACACGCAAGAAGCCCAGCACGTCGCGGGCCGCCTTGGACGACAGGCCACTCAGTCCCACCTCCAGGTAGAAGGGCAGGATGGCCACGAAGTCGATGATGTTGAGCAGGTTCTTGACGAAGTCCAGCGTGTCCGGGCAGCACACGATGCGCACCAGGAATTCCagcgtgaaccacagcacacacACGCCCTCGATGTAGGTCAGGATGGGCTCCGTCTCCACCTCCCGCCGGAAGCGCACGCTGGTAGTATTCCCCACCCGGTGAATCTCCGTCACGTTGCGGTCGATGTTGAAAGCCTCGTGGGTCTCCAGACAGAAGGTGGTGATGGACACCAGGATGAAGAAGAGAGAGGCGAAGGCCACCACCTATGGGCGGGGAGGAGAGTGAGGGCAGCTGTGTCAGGAATGGATGCGCCCAGCGGGGACAGGGCCCTCTGCCTGTGGAAGGAGGGGCCGTAGGTCACCAGGCAGTCTGTCAGGTGGTGAGAGGTGGGATTAAGGTGCAAGGTGGGGGGCTGGAATTCCCTCCCCAGAGGGTCTTCATCCGTGTgctgtgagttgctcagtcctgtccactctgcgaccccatggactatagcctgccaggctcctctgtccatgaaattcaccaggcaagaatagtagagtgggtagccattcccttctccagatcttcccaagccagggattgaacccgggtctcctgcattgcaggcagattctttactgtctgggccaccaggggagccctttaTCCATGTACCTGCTAAGGCAGTACTTCCCAGTCCTTGTCAGGTGCATGGAAGTTAGAGGCTGCTCTTGGCTGGAAGGAACTGAACAGAGAACTACAGCTGCCCCATCCTGCCTACTGCCTACCTCTGCCCATCTCTAACCCTGTCGTGCTCTGAGCTTCTCAAACTGGAATGGCTATATAAGTCATCTGGGAACCTTGTTAAAATGCCACtctgattcaggaggtctggggCAGGGCCTGGGTTTCTGCATTTCTAATGGGCTCTCAGGTGAGGCTGCTTGTCCACAGACCGCACCTCAAGTAACTAGACTTTAAGGCAGTGGTCCTCAAAGTGAGGGCCTGGATCAGGAGCATCAGCATCAATTGGGGACCAGTTAGAAATGCCAAGTCTCAGGCCCCACTCAAACTTACTGAATGACAAATGCCAGGGGGAGGATCTAATAATGTTTCAACAATCCTTCCCAGTAATTCTGATACACACCAAGTTAAGAGAGCCATTGCATTAAGGAGTACCTAGAGGCAAGGGGCTGGCCTTCTACCTATTAAGCTCTGGCCGTGACCCACATCTTCAAGCCCCGTCATAGCCCCTCTGGCCAGCCTCTCACCCTAGGATGTCCCAGCTGACTGCCCAGACGGTGAGAAGCATTTGAAGGAAGACAGCctgctgcagggcaggagacaggGTAGTCTGTGCAGAATATCAACTCTGTCCCTTctcaagaggcttccctggtggctcagcaataaagaatccgccggcaatgcgggagccacaggagatgcaggttcgatccctgaattgggaaagtcccctggaggagagcatggcaacccactccagtattctcgcctggagaatcccatggacagaggagtctggcgggctatggtccatagggttgcaaagagttggacacgactgagcacgcacgcccTTCTGAAGAACTGACATTTCCTGAGACACTGAgcaccaataaaaaataaactgcacCCATTGGGATCAGAGTGTGGCAACAGCTGATCTAGACAGCTGCCGAGATCGTAGCTAGAATGATGACAGCGGCACTCACCAGAGGAACGGCTGGGTTTAAGTGTCCCATCATTATGAATGGAGATGAAATGCATGTGTAATAACACCAATTACGGAGCCTTCATTTGTTATTCATGTGGTACCATTCACCACTGTCAGGGTACTGGTTGCTGGGGTCCACGCCCCCTGCTGTAGCCTGTCCTGCTAGGAGGGTAGAGGTGGGTTTGCTCCCTGAACAGAGGGCTGAGCTTAAATAAGATACACGAGGGAGGACTGTGCCCCATGACCACTTGCCAATCCCCAATGTCCACCCCGCTCCGATTGCCACCTGGCCATGGCATTTCCCCCTATCTAATGATGCCCCCCGGAGATGCTTTCCTCCCTGAGAGTCTGCACCGAAAGACAGACAGACTGCACCACAGACAGGGTGGGCGGACACGCCTGTTCTTAGTACCACAAAACACCAAGGGAGAATATAGAGGGAATGGCActctccaggtggcactagtggtaaagaatcctcctgccaatgcagaaaatgtaagagacacaggttggatcctggggttgggaagatcccctgaagtaggaaatgacaacccgctccaggattcttgcctggaaaattccacagaggagcctggcggtctacagtccatggagtcacaacaagttggacacaactgagcatgcataagCTCATGAGCTGGCAAAATGAAGCAAGAAATAGTGCCTGCAAGGATTTCTGAAACAGAAGTGAGTCTGAGAAGGGAACTTTGGGGATGAACATTCATTAATTCTCTATACTGTGCCTGGCACACTTGGGCATTCTGTGTTATCACCTTCAGCCTTCCCTATGAGGTAGGCCCCATTATCCCACTTTCCAAAGGAGGAgctgaggatcagagaggttatatacttgtctaaggtcacacagccttaAAGGGATGGAAACCAGATTTGAACTCAGCACCATTTACtctcatttcacaccttttgggctGGGTCAATTCATAAACCCAGGAAAGTCGTATCTGAATTATCAATACTTCTCCCAGCCAGCTCTCTGATGACTGGTATTTCACCCTTAGGAACATGTACCTTTGACTTGGGACACTCACCACACACTAAACTAAAACTTATTTACACTTGAGCATGGACGGGTTGATCAGATACAGTAAGTTAGGAGAAGCAGAGTAGCAGACCACAGACATGCTTTCCCACTTGACAACTTTATCTGTAGcttcttctgcctgcttctccccatGAAGGTGAATTTCAAGTTCCCtttctggtttcattttttttcccgtGAGGAATGGGCTGTCAAGACAATATGgctgacatgctgctgctgctgctaagtcacttcagttgtatccgactctgtgcgaccccatagatggcagcccaccaggctcccccatccctgggattctccaggcaagaacactgcagtgggttgccatttccttctccaacggcTGACATGGGCATTAGGCAAATAGCTCCAGCCCGTGGGTTTTCCATGGCCATCCAGAGACGTGCTGGTGGAGGCACATGTCCAGTAGCCATGGTGATACCAGGAACCCCAAGTCCTGGCACTGCCCTCCCAAGCAGAGGaagctggggtgaggggtggggtcaGCATATCCCAGCTCTGCCAGGAAGCCTGGGAAGCAGAAGCTTGCACTCTCAGAAGGAAATGTTAGCCAGGAGAGTTGGCCCACCTGGGAGCCCAACATGAAGTTAATTAGCGATTTGGATAAACAAGTTCACGAAAGCTGCCAAGGGATGGAGCAGAGGGTGCAGGGAgcgggggggaggggaagaagggtGCTGTGGCGCCGGGACCCTCTCCCACCTGCAGAGCAAGGTGCCTTCCTCAACTCCGCCCCATGGGCTCCTTCTGTGGCAGGCCCAGAGGGTGCCAGCCACCCCTGAATTCCTGCACTGTTCACTcgttatttaaaaaaacactgaacTATCCCATCTACTGACTTCCacccctccctgctcctctctCAGAGTGAGGACAGAGAAAGGGGAACCACATGTGCCCAGCTCTTAGGGCCAACAGAGGCACGAGACAGGGAAAAGGACTTGTTGCGGATTACACTGAGGCTGGGTCCCGACACAGATCTTTTCTCTTGGCCCCTTTGACCAAAGGTGGGACAATCCTCCTTGAGGAAACCTACATGGGGCCTCAGTCTCCCGTGTGGCGCCTCTAGGCTGGTCCCAGAAAGCACTCACTCCCTGAGGAGACAGGCAGAGCCAAGGCCAAGCCCTGATGGACGCAGTGGCCTGTGTTGTAGCAGGCTGCCCCTTTTCGGGTCCCAGGGTTACAGGTTCCCCTTCAGGGCCCAAATTATTCCTCTCTCCCCTACATTATTCCCCAAGCCTAATTATGTTGTAAGTGGTGGCCCTACTTTCACCCAGCCTTTTCCCTTTGGTGGCAAGGATACTGCTGTCTTTCTCACAGCTCTTTTTTTggtctgtgatttttttgtttttcttgctcgcactgcacagcatgtggcatcttagttcccggaccagggatcgaacccactcccccagcattggaagcacagagtcttcaccactggaccaccagggaagttccattccCACAACTCTTGATTGGGACGTTAAAGGGACCAGGGAGGAGGCAGCTGCACTACCCCACTTAGAGGTCAGGGCCTCACACTTGAGCCTCCTATCcagtccctccacccccaccctgggccaTCCTGCCAGCTGGCAGGGCTCCTCAGAGCACTGTCCATCAGCTCCTGCCCCACACGGGGCTGTGTGGCCTCAGGGAGCTGAGACTGAGGGCAAAAAAGAGCTAAGGAGCCCTGGTGTCAGACTGCCTGGATGCCTCATCCTGCCACTTCCAGGCAGCCAGGGCAGTGGGGCACTCTGTGCCTGCTTCCTCGCTACCCAGTGGGACAGTTCTAGTGTCCCTAGTCGTGGTACTGCAGGACTGGGTGAGCTTCGACACAGCAAGCGTCTGGCACGCAGTGAGTCCTCAGTAAATGGTAATGGAGCTGAGACGGGCAGGGGAACCCTCTGTGAATACCCCCTTGCAGCTTCTGAGGACAAGCTGGATCTGGAACCCAAACTATCACAAAGTCTTTGCTTTTCAGAAGTGAGATTTAGAAGGTCACTGAACTCAATGTCCTTTCTGATGTTTTATAGATGACGAATCTTGGGAGGCCTGGGGAGAAGCGACTTGCCTGGTTCCCATGGCCAAAGCTGTCCCTTCTTTCCATTGCCTGGGGACAGAGGGCGTGGATTTTGCTGGAAGTTAAAACTGTTCAGGTGGAAAGCCGCCCATGTGAACTGGTCTGGCCAGCAGCAGCCCCTCTCCTGGCAGGTGGGAGGATGCAGGAGGTTCAATCCGCCCTGGACAGGAGGGTCCTAGCCTCTGTGAAGGAGCACCCTGCTCCTTCAAGCTTCCTGCTCTCCTGGGCCCCTCGCACTGGCAGGCTGTATCCTGTTGGGGACCTATCTGTCCCCCGACACCCAACTATTTCAGCTGGTGGGCCACCCCTGTGACCAGTGTCCTTCACCGAGCTCATTCCACAACTGTCCTTGGCAATATAGGGCACACACTATGCAAAGTCACACACTTTTGGGTGCAAGCTGGCTCTGCAGTTACAGTCCAGGAGCCTTGGGCAAGCTTCTtgatctctctgagccttaggATCTTtgttcataaaatgaaaaattgagtacctactatgtgtcagacactaaACACCTTGCCCCTCAGACTGTcaacaaataaacaagtaaaatataGTATGTCAGACGGTATCAGTGttagggagaaaaataaagagaaaggaggTTAAGAAGTGAGAGGGTGGGGGAGCTATTTCAAATAGGGTGGTAAGGCAAGGCCTCAGTGCCAAGGTGACATGGAAGCAGAGATCTGAAGAAGTGAGGGTGTGAGTTAGGTGAAGACCCAGCAGAACTCCAGAGGCAGCAGGAACaggcagtgcaaaggccctgaggctacAGCATACTGAAGGGCTAAGAGAAGTACCTCTCTAATAGGGCTGTTTCGAGGATTAAAAGAAATGGTATTTGTAAAACTTAGCACAGAGCCTAGAGTGGCTCAGAAATCTGGCACAGGCTGGgtcgggggggtggggaggaggtgacAGACACCAGTCATTGGGAACTGACTACAATCAGcaggagcaggggaggggagccCAAGGAGGAAGGGCCAAGGAGACAGATGGACAGATAAACATAAGAAGACTCATGCCCAAAAACCTATATTAAGGATGAAGTGTAGGAGAAGAGAATTTGAGAACACAGCCAAAGACACTTGCAGAGGAAGATCTGAGGGGATGGATGTGGAGCTGAGCCTTCTGGGGAAGCAAGATCCGAGTGCCCAGGCAGCCCTGGAAAGGCTGTGGGCAGCCCTGGGGGCTGAGAGGCAGGAATCGAGAGGGAGTCTGCCAGGCAAGGCATCTTTGAGATGTCCCTGGGCTCCTGGGTAAGGGCCTGTACTGCGATGCCCAG from Dama dama isolate Ldn47 chromosome 20, ASM3311817v1, whole genome shotgun sequence carries:
- the KCNC4 gene encoding potassium voltage-gated channel subfamily C member 4 isoform X2; protein product: MISSVCVSSYRGRKSGNKPPSKTCLKEEMAKGEASEKIIINVGGTRHETYRSTLRTLPGTRLAWLADPDGGGRPESDGGGAGSSGGGGCEFFFDRHPGVFAYVLNYYRTGKLHCPADVCGPLFEEELTFWGIDETDVEPCCWMTYRQHRDAEEALDIFESPDGGGGGAGPGDEAGDDERELALQRLGPHEGGAGPGAGPGSCRGWQPRMWALFEDPYSSRAARVVAFASLFFILVSITTFCLETHEAFNIDRNVTEIHRVGNTTSVRFRREVETEPILTYIEGVCVLWFTLEFLVRIVCCPDTLDFVKNLLNIIDFVAILPFYLEVGLSGLSSKAARDVLGFLRVVRFVRILRIFKLTRHFVGLRVLGHTLRASTNEFLLLIIFLALGVLIFATMIYYAERIGARPSDPRGNDHTDFKNIPIGFWWAVVTMTTLGYGDMYPKTWSGMLVGALCALAGVLTIAMPVPVIVNNFGMYYSLAMAKQKLPKKRKKHVPRPPQLESPIYCKSQETSPRDSTYSDASPPAPEEGVVERKRADSKQNGDANAVLSDEEGAGLTQPLASAPTPEERRALRRSGTRDRNKKAAACFLLSAGDYACADGSVRKETCQDALSSNYAQAEVLTLS
- the KCNC4 gene encoding potassium voltage-gated channel subfamily C member 4 isoform X3, which produces MISSVCVSSYRGRKSGNKPPSKTCLKEEMAKGEASEKIIINVGGTRHETYRSTLRTLPGTRLAWLADPDGGGRPESDGGGAGSSGGGGCEFFFDRHPGVFAYVLNYYRTGKLHCPADVCGPLFEEELTFWGIDETDVEPCCWMTYRQHRDAEEALDIFESPDGGGGGAGPGDEAGDDERELALQRLGPHEGGAGPGAGPGSCRGWQPRMWALFEDPYSSRAARVVAFASLFFILVSITTFCLETHEAFNIDRNVTEIHRVGNTTSVRFRREVETEPILTYIEGVCVLWFTLEFLVRIVCCPDTLDFVKNLLNIIDFVAILPFYLEVGLSGLSSKAARDVLGFLRVVRFVRILRIFKLTRHFVGLRVLGHTLRASTNEFLLLIIFLALGVLIFATMIYYAERIGARPSDPRGNDHTDFKNIPIGFWWAVVTMTTLGYGDMYPKTWSGMLVGALCALAGVLTIAMPVPVIVNNFGMYYSLAMAKQKLPKKRKKHVPRPPQLESPIYCKSQETSPRDSTYSDASPPAPEEGVVERKRADSKQNGDANAVLSDEEGAGLTQPLASAPTPEERRALRRSGTRDRNKKAAACFLLSAGDYACADGSVRKEGNVEPKACVPVSHTCAL
- the KCNC4 gene encoding potassium voltage-gated channel subfamily C member 4 isoform X1, yielding MISSVCVSSYRGRKSGNKPPSKTCLKEEMAKGEASEKIIINVGGTRHETYRSTLRTLPGTRLAWLADPDGGGRPESDGGGAGSSGGGGCEFFFDRHPGVFAYVLNYYRTGKLHCPADVCGPLFEEELTFWGIDETDVEPCCWMTYRQHRDAEEALDIFESPDGGGGGAGPGDEAGDDERELALQRLGPHEGGAGPGAGPGSCRGWQPRMWALFEDPYSSRAARVVAFASLFFILVSITTFCLETHEAFNIDRNVTEIHRVGNTTSVRFRREVETEPILTYIEGVCVLWFTLEFLVRIVCCPDTLDFVKNLLNIIDFVAILPFYLEVGLSGLSSKAARDVLGFLRVVRFVRILRIFKLTRHFVGLRVLGHTLRASTNEFLLLIIFLALGVLIFATMIYYAERIGARPSDPRGNDHTDFKNIPIGFWWAVVTMTTLGYGDMYPKTWSGMLVGALCALAGVLTIAMPVPVIVNNFGMYYSLAMAKQKLPKKRKKHVPRPPQLESPIYCKSQETSPRDSTYSDASPPAPEEGVVERKRADSKQNGDANAVLSDEEGAGLTQPLASAPTPEERRALRRSGTRDRNKKAAACFLLSAGDYACADGSVRKGCGKSRSLNNIAGAAGTSLGLSPLASRYGSPYPPRKPLLAHPFHPLTSPPPGHSAS